The following proteins are co-located in the Candidatus Nitrotoga sp. AM1P genome:
- a CDS encoding GumC family protein yields MFSSPTQRANKRKFLVFSGTFLALAAIGLLFSYSRPAIYLASTRVQINPGAVQVEAAVSTGGTQGANVPRSLLNELQVLTSRPLVKAVLEKMSGAQRDTASRLGADPVAALQTGLQAKVAEGTNVVEVSSHGPDAALAAMLVNELVVAYTGQLNDAYAKTSGSSLIQISDEVAQLTQKVQTQRRQMEDFRLRHNIVSFEREENEALGRIKGQTEALNKAQEKLAIAEGKLRAMTESAAGGRPLAAPVRPNVTLENLEQRASQAREELSELSRAYTPAYLAMDPHARAVRNRLAELERQVVNQRQSSGQVARSDQSSALADAREEVNAARDTVARMAQQAAGNRGALQQFAAHFNDFRIMRDELAPLESLLRDATQRKARQEAGEAARRPSVRVVEPAFIPREPWQPQYTRDAAIVLGGAFLLALLAMWVVELFNRVDAPPTWIVSQPSSHPSPYPGNPNYGLGYEAGQDNVAALAHRKPLAVEYDGRTSLLPPVIHPRELLQEELTGILTNASPTVLLFAHLLLRGVSPEEAVALRGSDVNTETRTLHIASGQEGDDSRTTARDIPLDSALHEVIVNTFKITPAGDAQPLLGDANAKPLALSDLTTELLYAAHDAGVDQPAEVTPDALRHTCAAFLARQGIRMADLARAVGQMSTAQAAIYSAMAPAGKRLGLEQVERLMSAVRLAA; encoded by the coding sequence ATGTTTTCTTCTCCCACGCAGCGCGCCAACAAACGCAAATTTCTTGTTTTTTCAGGCACGTTCTTAGCACTCGCTGCGATCGGTCTGCTATTCAGCTACTCGCGTCCCGCAATCTACCTGGCCAGCACGCGGGTTCAGATCAACCCCGGTGCGGTTCAAGTCGAAGCGGCCGTATCCACCGGCGGCACGCAAGGCGCCAACGTGCCGCGCTCGCTCCTGAATGAGCTGCAAGTGCTGACCAGCCGCCCACTGGTCAAGGCGGTTCTGGAAAAAATGTCCGGCGCACAACGTGACACCGCTTCCCGGTTAGGAGCGGACCCGGTTGCTGCCTTGCAAACCGGGCTACAGGCCAAGGTGGCCGAGGGCACGAACGTGGTCGAGGTGTCATCGCACGGTCCCGATGCTGCACTTGCCGCCATGCTGGTCAATGAATTGGTCGTTGCCTACACCGGCCAGTTGAACGATGCCTATGCAAAAACCTCAGGCAGCTCATTGATCCAGATTAGTGACGAAGTCGCCCAACTTACCCAAAAGGTTCAAACCCAGCGCCGCCAGATGGAAGATTTTCGCTTGCGTCATAACATCGTCTCCTTCGAGCGCGAAGAAAACGAAGCCTTGGGCCGAATCAAGGGCCAAACCGAAGCGCTCAATAAAGCTCAGGAAAAATTGGCGATTGCCGAAGGCAAGCTGCGCGCAATGACCGAATCTGCAGCTGGTGGCAGACCCCTTGCAGCGCCGGTGCGACCCAATGTCACGCTGGAAAATCTGGAGCAGCGCGCATCCCAGGCCCGTGAAGAGCTTAGCGAGCTGAGCCGTGCCTATACACCTGCATACTTGGCGATGGATCCGCACGCACGTGCGGTCAGGAATCGCCTGGCCGAACTAGAGCGTCAGGTTGTCAATCAGCGGCAAAGCAGTGGGCAGGTGGCGCGGTCAGATCAAAGTTCGGCGTTGGCCGACGCGCGCGAGGAGGTCAATGCGGCACGGGATACCGTTGCCCGCATGGCACAGCAGGCAGCTGGCAACCGTGGTGCGCTGCAGCAGTTTGCCGCACACTTCAATGATTTTCGCATCATGCGCGACGAACTTGCGCCGCTGGAGTCGCTGCTGCGCGACGCAACCCAGCGCAAGGCGCGCCAGGAAGCGGGTGAAGCCGCGCGCAGGCCATCGGTGCGGGTGGTGGAGCCCGCTTTCATCCCGCGCGAGCCGTGGCAACCGCAGTACACACGTGATGCGGCCATCGTGCTGGGCGGCGCCTTTTTGCTGGCACTGCTGGCGATGTGGGTGGTTGAACTGTTCAACCGGGTTGACGCGCCGCCCACTTGGATCGTGTCCCAGCCATCCTCTCACCCGTCACCTTACCCAGGCAATCCGAACTATGGTTTGGGATATGAAGCGGGGCAGGACAATGTGGCTGCCCTGGCGCACCGAAAGCCGCTTGCGGTGGAATATGACGGGCGCACGTCACTGCTACCGCCCGTGATCCACCCACGCGAGCTGCTGCAAGAAGAACTGACAGGCATCCTGACCAATGCCTCGCCCACCGTATTACTGTTTGCCCACCTGCTGCTCAGAGGGGTCAGCCCGGAAGAGGCGGTCGCACTACGCGGCAGTGACGTCAATACGGAGACACGGACACTACACATCGCAAGCGGCCAGGAAGGCGACGATTCGCGAACTACAGCGCGCGACATTCCGCTGGATAGCGCCTTGCATGAGGTGATCGTCAATACTTTCAAAATCACCCCGGCAGGCGACGCACAACCATTGCTCGGCGATGCGAATGCCAAACCGCTTGCGCTCAGTGACTTGACAACAGAACTGCTTTACGCGGCGCATGACGCGGGCGTCGACCAGCCCGCTGAAGTCACGCCGGACGCGCTGCGCCACACCTGCGCCGCCTTTCTGGCCCGCCAAGGCATTCGCATGGCCGACCTCGCCCGCGCAGTCGGGCAAATGAGCACAGCGCAGGCGGCCATCTACAGCGCCATGGCACCCGCCGGAAAACGGCTGGGACTAGAGCAGGTAGAACGCTTAATGTCGGCAGTGCGACTGGCTGCCTAG
- a CDS encoding glycosyltransferase, whose translation MISIIICSISPEKFVFVSKNYTELLGNAPFEIIGIHDAQSLCEGYNRGINQSRGDILIFCHDDIEIISPDFYPLLCQYLQVYDVVGCAGTTHLVASNWGFAGDPYMHGTVIYPVTADVWPGTHFDLGVWGGVSSVVVEGIQALDGFFFAVNRRVVNEIRFDEQNFDGFHIYDTDFTFAAYLAGFKLAVCKDILIAHQSRGNYCEKYAAFSAKFMEKYQGRLPVQECNNRQVALAKNLDRVQILRIRDSFRVARS comes from the coding sequence ATGATTTCAATTATCATTTGCAGCATCAGTCCGGAAAAATTCGTGTTCGTCTCGAAAAACTACACGGAGCTGTTAGGGAACGCGCCGTTTGAGATAATCGGCATCCACGACGCGCAGTCACTGTGCGAAGGCTATAACCGTGGCATCAATCAAAGTCGAGGCGATATCCTGATTTTTTGCCATGATGACATCGAGATAATCTCACCCGATTTTTACCCTCTTTTATGCCAATATCTTCAAGTCTATGACGTGGTCGGCTGTGCCGGCACAACTCACTTAGTCGCCAGCAACTGGGGGTTCGCGGGAGATCCCTACATGCACGGCACTGTGATTTACCCGGTGACCGCTGATGTATGGCCCGGTACTCACTTCGACTTGGGGGTGTGGGGCGGAGTCAGTTCGGTGGTCGTTGAAGGGATTCAAGCTTTGGACGGGTTTTTCTTTGCCGTGAATCGACGGGTGGTCAATGAAATACGCTTCGATGAACAAAATTTCGATGGCTTCCATATCTATGATACCGATTTTACCTTCGCAGCCTATTTAGCCGGATTCAAATTGGCAGTATGCAAGGATATTTTAATAGCCCATCAATCGCGCGGAAATTATTGTGAGAAATACGCTGCATTTAGTGCAAAGTTTATGGAAAAGTATCAAGGCCGCCTGCCCGTTCAAGAATGCAATAACCGCCAAGTGGCATTAGCGAAGAACCTTGATCGTGTACAAATACTACGCATCCGTGACAGTTTTCGGGTCGCTCGAAGCTGA
- a CDS encoding O-linked N-acetylglucosamine transferase, SPINDLY family protein: MTDSVDLLNQAEALQQAAALARQTGNLERALAYLDQAIALNPQDSRNHFLRGLTLEDLHRPDEAIASLRNAIRVKPDYAEAYNNIGIILHDQKRFEQAAANFRDAIHHKPDYPGAFNNLGTSLRALGDLAGAQQQFAQAALLKPDYALAHYNLGITHLDMGQLNLAETSFNHALRLKPEHVQAYNYLGSVQHQLGKLDEAEASFTHAVQMKPGKNGAELNKLARVFWEQGRIEQTLAAYRQAQTLIPHELKSALGALLSLPAVYRNQIDLLEARQRFANGLKILHANIPNFISHNPPEKLLDELRWSNFYLAYQGLDDKSLQTDYAHFVAAMLEKIAPQFMQPRAKKDAAGRRLRIGYLSSFFRNCTVGMYFRSWITRLDREQFEIFVYHTRQETDAVTQEIVDACDHFRHLVAGPVSSGSIANTVLTDDLDILVYPELGMDNTSFLLAAMRLAPVQCAGWGHPVTSGHKNIDYYFSSAAMEPDNAELHYSEKLILIEGLGTYYSKPVLPTPARRVDFALPEGKTLYLCPQSLFKIHPDNDALLVNILERDPNGVIVLFAGRHPNITNAFFARLAQTLRARGLELQGRGIILPSMAHGDYLRVNMLCDVMLDTLYWSGGNTTLDALACGLPVVTLPGEFMRGRQSYGMLKCMELDELIAKNQDGYSEIAIKIGTDSAWRQQVVQRIITRSNSIFNMEKSLRQMESFYHSEFNVQCGG; encoded by the coding sequence CAACCCGCAAGATTCGCGCAATCATTTTCTGCGCGGACTCACGCTGGAAGATCTGCACCGGCCAGATGAAGCCATCGCCAGCTTGCGAAATGCAATTCGCGTGAAGCCAGATTATGCTGAGGCTTACAACAATATCGGCATTATCCTGCATGACCAAAAACGCTTCGAGCAAGCCGCAGCAAATTTCCGCGATGCAATCCATCACAAACCGGACTATCCCGGAGCTTTTAACAATCTGGGCACCTCGCTTCGAGCGCTGGGTGATCTCGCTGGCGCTCAGCAGCAGTTTGCACAAGCTGCGCTGCTGAAACCGGATTATGCGCTGGCTCATTACAACCTGGGTATCACTCACCTGGATATGGGACAACTCAATCTGGCGGAAACCAGTTTCAACCATGCGCTTCGCTTGAAACCGGAGCACGTTCAGGCCTACAACTATCTCGGTTCTGTTCAGCACCAACTGGGCAAGCTCGATGAAGCGGAAGCCAGTTTCACTCATGCCGTGCAAATGAAGCCGGGCAAGAATGGCGCGGAACTCAATAAACTTGCCCGCGTGTTCTGGGAGCAAGGCCGCATCGAACAAACGCTTGCTGCCTATCGGCAAGCGCAAACGCTGATTCCGCATGAACTGAAATCGGCACTCGGTGCCTTACTGTCGTTGCCCGCCGTATATCGCAATCAGATTGATTTACTGGAAGCGCGTCAGCGATTCGCTAACGGATTGAAAATTCTGCACGCAAATATCCCGAACTTTATTTCTCACAATCCGCCCGAAAAATTATTGGACGAACTGCGCTGGAGTAATTTTTACCTGGCCTACCAGGGTCTGGACGATAAGAGTTTGCAAACAGACTATGCACATTTTGTGGCGGCCATGCTGGAAAAAATTGCGCCGCAATTCATGCAGCCACGCGCGAAAAAAGATGCAGCGGGACGCCGCTTGCGCATCGGTTATCTGTCCAGCTTTTTCAGAAATTGCACGGTCGGGATGTATTTTCGCAGTTGGATCACGAGACTCGATCGTGAGCAATTTGAAATTTTTGTCTATCATACCCGTCAGGAAACAGATGCTGTTACCCAGGAAATTGTCGACGCTTGTGACCATTTTCGCCACCTTGTCGCGGGCCCTGTTTCGTCGGGTAGCATTGCCAATACTGTGCTGACGGATGACCTGGATATCCTGGTTTATCCAGAGCTCGGTATGGATAACACCAGTTTTCTGCTGGCGGCCATGCGACTGGCACCGGTGCAATGTGCCGGCTGGGGACACCCTGTGACGAGCGGCCACAAAAATATCGACTACTATTTTTCCAGCGCCGCAATGGAGCCCGATAACGCCGAGCTTCATTATTCAGAAAAATTGATATTGATCGAGGGTCTAGGCACTTATTACAGCAAGCCTGTGCTACCCACACCAGCACGCCGTGTCGACTTTGCGTTACCAGAAGGCAAAACGCTGTATTTATGCCCGCAATCATTATTCAAAATCCACCCAGACAATGATGCCCTGCTGGTGAACATTCTTGAGCGCGACCCAAATGGTGTCATCGTGCTGTTTGCCGGCCGCCACCCCAACATTACCAACGCCTTTTTTGCCCGGCTGGCGCAGACCCTGCGCGCGCGCGGCCTGGAGTTGCAAGGGCGCGGTATTATTCTGCCCTCAATGGCACATGGGGATTATTTACGCGTCAATATGTTGTGTGATGTGATGCTCGATACCCTGTATTGGTCTGGCGGCAACACCACTCTGGATGCGCTCGCCTGCGGCTTACCCGTGGTAACTTTGCCGGGAGAGTTCATGCGCGGTCGGCAAAGCTATGGAATGCTGAAATGCATGGAGTTGGATGAACTTATAGCTAAAAACCAAGATGGCTATAGTGAGATAGCTATCAAGATCGGCACAGACAGTGCATGGCGCCAGCAAGTTGTGCAACGCATTATTACCCGTAGTAATAGCATCTTCAATATGGAAAAGTCGTTACGTCAAATGGAATCGTTTTATCATTCTGAATTCAACGTGCAATGTGGCGGTTAG